In Mucinivorans hirudinis, the DNA window ACGATGTAATAGTCTGCTATCCACCTCCATAGCTCGATTTGCTCAGGAGTGATAAAAACCTCTTCTGTGTCGATAATCTCTTCGATGGGTAGCGTCTTAAACTCGGGCTGCTCGTTACTAACACTCACAACCACACCTATATACATCCTGCGATTGAGCGACACCCGCACCCGCGCGCCAATGGCTACACTCTGCTGCGTGGCGTAGGTGAGTGTGGCGGGAAGGGCTAAATCGAGAAGTATTTCGGGGTAGAACATATTTTAGGGATATTTTTGGGCAGATTTTTAGGACGGGTGGGTCGGTGTTAAAGGGTGGTAATGGCGGTGGCGATTTGCTCCATCAGCCATTTGGGCGTGGAGGTTGCGCCACAGATGCCAACCGTTTCTGCATTTTCGAACCACTCGCCACGCAGCTCCGTGCCATCCTCTATCTTATAAGTATTCTCATTTGCCGCACGGCAAACTTCGTAGAGCGCCTTGCCGTTGGAGCTATGGTGTCCGCTCACGAAAATCACAACGTCAAACTGTTTGGAGAACTCCCGCAGGTGTGGATTGCGATTGGACACCTGACGGCAAATCGTGTCGTGAATCGTGATATTGTCGTTTTTTGCACGACGATATATCTCCGCCTTAACCTCATCAAACAATTCAAGGCTCTGGGTTGTCTGTGAAAGTAGGTATATCGGCTTTTTGAAATCAACCTGCCTCAAATCTTCTAAGTTTTCGACCACAATCGCATCTTCGTCAACCTGCCCCGTTAGCCCCACAACCTCTGCGTGACCCCGCTTACCAAGGATTACCACCTGACCATCAGCCTCTTGCATCTGCTTCCAAGCCTTCTTGACGGTTTTTTGTAACTTTGCAACCACCGGACAGGTGGCATCCACAATATCAATACAAAGTTCCCGAGCCATTCGGTAAGTGAGCGGAGGCTCGCCGTGGGCGCGGATTATCATCGTTTTACCCATAACTTTTGTAAAATCATTGTAGGAAACACTCTGCAACCCAAGGTTTTCTAATCGGCTCATTTCCACCTTGTTATGTACTATATCACCCAGCGAAAAGACTTTACCCTTTTCGCCGAGCAAAATTTCCGCCTTGCTTATGGCATTGACAACGCCGAAGCAGAAACCTGATTTTTCGTCTATACTAATTTTCATAGTTCGGGGAATAGGGATGTAGGGATAGTATTTTTTTGCTTGATCATCTCTGAAAATTTAGTTTCATCAACGATTCGTGTGCCAATTTTGCGTGCTTTCTCCATTTTGGCGGGTCCGACATTGCTGCCAACGACAAATAAGTCGGTATTCTTGGCTACGCTGCTCTGGTTCGTGCCGCCACATAGCTCTATCAACTCCTTAATCTGGTCGCGTCCGTAGTTTTGGAACGTGCCCGAAATGACAACCTTTAACCCTGCCAAAGGTTGGAAATCACTCCTTGCTCGCTCCTGCTCGGCAAACTGCACGCCCGCCTCCTTTAACTTATCAATGAGAGTTATATTGTGCTCGTTGGAGAAAAAATCAATTATGGAATCTGCTATCTTTGCGCCAACTTCGTCAATCTCACATAGTTGCTCGCGGCTCATTGCTGCAAGGGCATCAATCGAGCCTGCGGCGGCAGCAATTTTCTTGGCAGTGGTCTCACCCACATAGCGAATCCCGATGGCAAACAACACCCGCGAGAAGGGCACTTTTCGAGACTCATCAATACCATTAATAATATTCTCTGCCGACTTGTCGCCCATACGCTCTAAACCGGCGATTTGTGCTTTTTTTAGAACATATAGGTCGGACGGGTCATTAATAAAACCGTTTTTATAAAATTGTGTTACGGTCTCTTCGCCCAACGAGTCGATATACATAGCTTTGCGCGAAATAAAGTGGGTGATGCGCCCGATAATCTGCGGCGGGCAGCCATAGAAGTTTGGGCAGTAGTGTTTCGCCTCATCCTCATTTTTGACCAGCGGCGTTCCACACTCGGGGCACTCACTAATGTATATAAGAGGTTGGCTATCCGAGGGGCGCATCAGTAAATCGACACCCGTAATCTTTGGAATAATCTCGCCCCCCTTCTCCACATAGACCATATCGCCCAATCGCACATCCAACAGCGCGATTTGGTCGGCATTGTGGAGCGAGGCTCGCTTGACGGTAGTGCCCGCCAACTGCACAGGCTCGAGGTTGGCAACCGGCGTAATCGCCCCCGTACGCCCCACACTAAACTCTATGCTCAGCAGGCGCGTAGCCACAGATTCGGCTTTGAACTTATAGGCAACCGCCCAGCGTGGAGCCTTTGCCGTAGAACCCAAATCGCGCTGAGTACGAAAGTCATTCACTTTAATCACCACTCCATCAGTGGCATATCCCAGAGTAAAACGGCGTGTTTCCCATTCTCTTATAAAGGCTGCAAGTTGGTCAATGCTTTTGCATAGTCGCGAATGTTCACTTGTCCGAAATCCCCACTTGCCAAGTTTTGCCAACGCCTCGAAATGTGTGGCACACGGCATCTGCTCGCTCTGCACGGCATATAGAATGCACTCCAAGCCCCGCGCAGCAACCTCCGCCGGGCTCTGCAACTTGAGCGACCCTGCCGCAGCATTACGTGCATTGGCAAATGGCTCTTCCTGCTCCTCGACGCGTTGCCGATTCAACTTTTCAAAACTATCAAAGGGCAAATAAATTTCACCCCTCACCTCCATCAGCACCGGAAAATCGTCCCCCTGCAACACCATAGGAATTGAGCGTATGGTGCGTACATTTGCCGACACATCATCGCCCGTGGTGCCGTCGCCTCGCGTTACCGCTCTCACAA includes these proteins:
- a CDS encoding DNA ligase → MTAEKILKLRSLIDKYNYEYYTLNRPTVSDHEFDKLLAELAALETENPQFYDANSPTQRIGADLTSGFAPAKHHFAMYSLANTYSEGELRDFTVRIQKEHPEVEDGAEYVAELKFDGTAISLTYERGRFVRAVTRGDGTTGDDVSANVRTIRSIPMVLQGDDFPVLMEVRGEIYLPFDSFEKLNRQRVEEQEEPFANARNAAAGSLKLQSPAEVAARGLECILYAVQSEQMPCATHFEALAKLGKWGFRTSEHSRLCKSIDQLAAFIREWETRRFTLGYATDGVVIKVNDFRTQRDLGSTAKAPRWAVAYKFKAESVATRLLSIEFSVGRTGAITPVANLEPVQLAGTTVKRASLHNADQIALLDVRLGDMVYVEKGGEIIPKITGVDLLMRPSDSQPLIYISECPECGTPLVKNEDEAKHYCPNFYGCPPQIIGRITHFISRKAMYIDSLGEETVTQFYKNGFINDPSDLYVLKKAQIAGLERMGDKSAENIINGIDESRKVPFSRVLFAIGIRYVGETTAKKIAAAAGSIDALAAMSREQLCEIDEVGAKIADSIIDFFSNEHNITLIDKLKEAGVQFAEQERARSDFQPLAGLKVVISGTFQNYGRDQIKELIELCGGTNQSSVAKNTDLFVVGSNVGPAKMEKARKIGTRIVDETKFSEMIKQKNTIPTSLFPEL
- a CDS encoding 4-hydroxy-3-methylbut-2-enyl diphosphate reductase; translated protein: MKISIDEKSGFCFGVVNAISKAEILLGEKGKVFSLGDIVHNKVEMSRLENLGLQSVSYNDFTKVMGKTMIIRAHGEPPLTYRMARELCIDIVDATCPVVAKLQKTVKKAWKQMQEADGQVVILGKRGHAEVVGLTGQVDEDAIVVENLEDLRQVDFKKPIYLLSQTTQSLELFDEVKAEIYRRAKNDNITIHDTICRQVSNRNPHLREFSKQFDVVIFVSGHHSSNGKALYEVCRAANENTYKIEDGTELRGEWFENAETVGICGATSTPKWLMEQIATAITTL